In one window of Littorina saxatilis isolate snail1 linkage group LG11, US_GU_Lsax_2.0, whole genome shotgun sequence DNA:
- the LOC138980665 gene encoding uncharacterized protein: protein MATASTTKETVNKAGSLTSFTDTSSGNVYYRGRLPFSFSIPSDLGNVTYSVLVTPGTVRADINKTVVIEPPGGPELTNCNLHTFIEGDSSTEESCDCRVASLGSPSGRLQWVADDVVLASGEYGVTQLVFPYDKLTRTHDGTTVRCRVDWVVKRETISFTPRMIYGPNTAEIFVHNPTIPNDSANMTLLCEPDDVSPLSRVITTWGGLCQGQQGRMCTLTPPFERYDGKEVTCTVTNQKIAGKQVTAKWIVKADDKGEQTKTDATHNTDDMDKAMTFSEGVGIGVAVMLIVVLSVVGVMLVVLWRRRLLPACLCCVPTYDTPSKKRQKEEEEQRTYTDLSLYEPVGEMARSSTGPGNTSRTAGVETRENVYANDAA, encoded by the exons ATGGCT ACAGCATCTACCACCAAAGAAACTGTGAACAAGGCGGGCAGCCTGACGTCCTTCACGGATACGTCATCAGGAAATGTGTACTACAGAGGTCGCCTCCCCTTCTCATTCTCAATTCCTTCAGACCTGGGCAACGTGACATATTCTGTGCTAGTGACTCCTGGCACTGTTAGGGCAGATATTAACAAGACTGTTGTCATTG AGCCACCCGGCGGCCCAGAGTTGACAAACTGCAACCTGCATACCTTCATAGAGGGAGATAGCTCTACAGAAGAGTCCTGTGACTGCAGAGTGGCGTCCCTTGGTTCCCCTTCCGGCAGACTGCAGTGGGTCGCAGACGACGTCGTGTTGGCGTCAGGGGAATACGGTGTCACCCAGCTGGTGTTCCCCTATGACAAACTGACCCGGACACACGACGGCACGACTGTGAGGTGTCGGGTGGACTGGGTTGTCAAACGTGAAACGATCAGTTTCACACCGCGAATGATCT ACGGCCCGAACACAGCCGAGATCTTTGTTCATAATCCAACGATCCCTAACGATAGCGCCAACATGACGCTCTTGTGTGAGCCAGATGACGTCAGCCCTCTCTCTCGCGTAATCACAACTTGGGGAGGTCTGTGTCAAGGTCAGCAAGGTCGCATGTGCACTCTGACCCCACCATTCGAGAGGTATGACGGGAAGGAGGTCACGTGTACAGTAACCAATCAGAAAATCGCAGGAAAGCAGGTCACAGCGAAGTGGATTGTGAAAGCCGACG ACAAGGGAGAACAGACGAAGACAGAcgccacacacaacacagacgACATGGACAAGGCGATGACTTTCTCTGAGGGTGTTGGGATTGGTGTAGCTGTCATGCTGATCGTTGTGCTGTCGGTGGTGGGGGtgatgttggtggtgttgtggAGACGTCGTCtgctgcctgcctgtctgt GCTGTGTCCCGACCTACGACACCCCTTCCAAGAAGCGACAGAAGGAGGAAGAAGAACAACGCACCTACAccgatctctctctctacgaACCTGTTGGGGAGATGGCACGGTCGTCCACTGGTCCTG GAAACACTAGCAGAACAGCAGGAGTTGAGACCAGGGAGAATGTATACGCCAACGATGCGGCATGA